GCGCGATAAAGGACACCAGATTAAATCACAAGTCATGGCAGCTTCAGGTACAATATGTTAATTTTCTAGGCTAAACCCACCCAAGAGTCCATGtacttttaacttttcttttactTGGCTGTTACTAAACTTTTTAGTTTTAAAGAGTCTCTTTATTGTTAGTTTTTTGTACACGTGGTCCTTCTTTGGACGGGATTACAGAAGACGGTGTCGTCTCATGCAAATCAAAATGACGGCGTTTCGTGCATAAAAAGGACCGCGAGTATACAAAATTAACAGTAAATGGACTCCTTGCAACAGAAAGTTTTTTGGCAAggactaaattaaattaaatctaatataCATGGACTTTTTGATAGGTTAAGCCTATTTTCTATAGTTAAGTTATACATGGTAAGACATTGTGTCAGGTTATCCGATTTAAGTGTACCTCGAGTGGAATCTATAAATACATCTCTTTTTTTCCGCAGGTGCTGTTTCTTTAATTCAAATACAGGAGGATCTGAAGAAGTTGAACCAAACTGAAAACAAAGAGGAGAATTTACTAAAAGCCTTGGAGTTAAGGAAGGATGCTATGCTTCAATCTCTTTGGCAGATCAATGTGGTTGATATTGAATCGACTTTATCGCGCGTCTGCCAAGCAGTAAGTTGCTATTTTTAGCCTTTTCTAGCttatcaaatcaattttttttgctgCAAGCTCTCACATGTAAAAGTAACAAATGAATTTGGGTTATTTTCAAGTATATGGACACTTTATGGTGATAGTGTAAGTATTAGATCACCCTTCGTCGTGTACTAAGACCTGAAGAGAATCGTATACTAATTCTTTAGTTTtcatgttttaaacttttaatggCCTTTGTTAAAGAAACTCGAACTGTCCCGTGTTGTTACCATGAAAAGAAATAAAGCAAAGGAACCTATGTAGCATGGACACGGATACGGAAAAACAAGACACTTGGACACGAACACAGCaaaacagtgttattttaaggtttcgtTTGTTAAAATGAAGTTTCCTGTCTGAAACGCCAGGTTTCCGACACGTTTGCGAAACGGGAtacgttgattgaatgaagtatcCGTGCAATATTTAACTACATATTCAATTTCAGGTACTTAAAGACCCTAGTGTATCGAAAGATGTTCTGAGATTGCGAGCCAAGGGATTGAAAAAACTCGGAACAATTTTTCAAGTGAGTCGTGGTATTTTTTTAGTCTTTAAAATTGCTATATCCTTGTGGAATTTCTTTTTATCATGCATTGAATACACACCTCACAGCGTCGAACTTTAACCGCTTCTCAGGGTGCTAAGTCTGCCTACAGTAGAGAAAACAGTCTGCGCCATGAAAGCGACAAGATAGTTGCGGGTTCGTCGTCATAgtcataataatttttattcttttcaatCTCCTCTTTGTAGATGCATATTTATAGTGTTTGAAATGATTGCTTTTGTATCTGTAGCTTCATATTCTTGTGTGGACCTGTGAACATTTTATGAGGTGACTATTGTGTACTTCGTATTGTGTTAAGAATGAAATGTTGATTCATTATGTGCAAAAGTGATTAGATTGAAGTTGGAAATGACTTCTCTAAGACTTTCGAACCGAGCTGAATAATCGTACTAATAATGTTATCCAAACTGAATTTGTATTTAGTATATGTCAGGTCCGATAAcgattctaaaaatttaaaattcatgaatttacTTCAGTTTTAGaagtttgtttatttttgttattatctCGAACCATGCTCAAGTTGGTGTGCTTCACCTATGATGGGATTACGAGAAATTTTTACATAAATCTACTTCGCTACGTAGGATTACGAGTCATTTCAGTGAACTGTAGTTTAGGAAATATTTTTGTGAGTGATTATTGTACTGGATAATATCGATTTGCTTTCTCGTTTGTTTAATTAATGCACTAATGATAATGCAATTATTGAACAGTTAGTGGCTATGAGGTATGCTTTTTAGAGTGGCAGACACTGAAATTCTGAAATTACAAACCAAGCATGCCATAATAGAGATTTAATTATTCTTTATCTTCTACTAATCATATACTACACTTTATAACTGTTGTTTTTTTGGGGATTAATGTAAAGCCATCGAAAATTTGTTGTTTCGGTTTTTATTTTATCcccaattataattttttactgtCTCATTTCTACAAAAATTATCTAAGTCTAAACAAACCAACTTTGGCTTGTATAACCAAACAACACAAGTCTTAGAAAAACTAAGTTATAATTAACTGGAGATAACatcataatataaataattaagctaAGAATAAGTTCAAGATAAATGCAAATCAAAACACAAGCCAAGATATAGCTGGAATTATTGTAAATTGAGACTCGAGCTAGGGATATCTTCGATCAAGATAAAACAAAGATCGGAACAAGGAACAGGTCGCACCAAAGCTAAAGAACCCGCGTCGCGTTTTGCACATTCTTCTAAGCACAATTGAAAAATACAACTCTACATCAGTATACAAATTAGTAAGAAGAGTCTTTTTTAGTCACTCGGCCTCATATTTATGCTATtatacaaaatttcaaatattctttttctagctaaatattttttttatattaccaTGAGCATTGAAATGAAATATCAATTATTTTATGTGTTCTCTTGACGTTTAAAATTTGATCAATAAATACTCTCCAGTCATATATAAACATTGAGCATACATGAAAGTAGCTTTGCTTGGTATATAAAAAAAGAGGCATGTCAAGTGATTAAGTAGAAAGATAGTTGAAGTTGAAGAAGGGGAAAATTACAGAAATCAGGGAGATTTGTCATCAtatcaaactttttattttattttattttaatttaaagagaaagcaaaattaattaaaaagaagaaggataagggtttattttaatataattaaaaaaaaaggctaaaaaggCTTGTTTGCTTTATTCCCCACCACACCACTGTCTTCTCATAAGTTGTATTTGGTGGGTTGTCCTTGTCTTTTAGGATAATTGGAAGCACTAGTCATCCATTAATCCTATTTTATGCTAACCTAATTCTTCTTTTTTGCTTAACTAAATGACAAACATCCATCTATTCACTGAGCAATCTTTCCTTTGTTTCCATTGCTACCCCTTCAGAGCTGCAAACATAACTTGAAAACCATGACGCACAATTCTGCatgaagttattttttttataactggcGAGCGTGAGCGTTTGTGGAAGGATTTAAACTCACGACCTACCAGTTTGCTTTGCTGCATGAAGtcattcatatatatattgataatcaTTGTGAGATTTTTTAATCCTTTCTGCAAATTTAACATTAGGCaacattaaatattaaattcatatGGCGTACCGAGTGGCCgaatcaaaagaaaaagaaataccACCGgagattaaaaagaaatatataatgaGACAGTTAAAAGACGATTAAAGAGATAAGAGACAACCGATCCGATCCCTCTGGTTCAGTTGGATTTATAGTAAGATCTATATATTCAAAAAATGTATATAACTATAATTGCATGACAAAGAATATAGTGTAACTATCTCATGCAATACATTTGTCATGCCATTTTATAATGCTCATTTTCaatattgataaatttttattttttctttaaataatcAACATAAACCTAAAATTTGACTCATATATTTGTAAGTTGTAATATGGAAGATGTGTTGTAAAATAACGTGACACGTCAGTTGCATTGAATAGTTTTTTGACTTatttaatgccttaaaaaattccgacctttcatccctttttcaatcctatcctgacgttgaaaatttgtcaattttatcccattttatattttttcatttcaattgtaccctaaaacataaaattgacctttatatatttgacaaaaattcaaaagaattcttcaaaaatggttaatttaatataaaaatttaatctaatgcaaaaaatatcaatttagagaatttttgtcaaataaaaaaaaatcatttttatactttattgtacaattgaaatgaaaaaaatacaaaatagagtaaaattgactgatttgcaacatcaggataggattgaaaaagggatgaaaggtcagggttttttttaagacattaggcctagtTTTTCAAACATCATAATTCATAGTATTCTCTAGGCAATGTATTGTCTGTGCATTGAAGATTATTAATTCAACCCATCATAACTATATAACCTCAAGATTTTGGTTTTGATCTTAAATTAAgcaaaattatttgatatttactAACTGGTTAATTATATCTTAATTTTGGACACATATTGATATTTTCCAGTAAAATGCATGTCTAGGAATGAAGTGAGCTTTGAGTTAAGGGAGATTTTGATAATTTCCACTCTATGGTCATGCTCAAAACTGTTAGcttaataaattactaattataTGAATCCACTAACTTCATAGACTTATTAGTGCACCAACAACAGAAAAGTGGTCTTCTTTGccttttctattttatataataatctattaaaaaaaactaaaattattcaATCTCTTTAATtttcgacaaaaaaaaaatctctttaattattttccAATTTAATTAGTTCTTTAATTGGTGACTTGAGTGTACTTTACTTTGAAATATGAGTCCACAACGCAATTATATATAGATACAAAAAGCTTCAGTTAGGGCACAAAAATGGGTCTCAATCTCATCAACAAGTTCAGTCTTCTCTTTCTCCTCATTTCAGCATCATTCATTTCTACTTCTTTTGCAGGTTTGGCTCTTTCCATGCACCATTTCTTCCATACATATaacaaaaaaaggaaaattattattattattattatcattattattattattattattattattattattattattattattattattattatatataaaacattgaTATTCATGGTTACCATATCATATAATTGGTGATTTGTATGATTGTATCTAAATACACAAATCATTATTCACAAATTGCAAAGTATATATGCATTCATGCTTGCTAgggtttaatatatataatctaaTAACTTATATTTACTcgcattttttatttatgttgcaTGAAAAGTTTATCAGAATCTTATGGTTTGGCGTTTGGTTTCTATAAAAAATACTTCTGAAACTTTGAAACTATATATTATGCATATTtttcaaaagcaattaattattttatcgttttctattcaatttttttcgtttcatcgtttttgtaaCAGATACATGCTTcttaattataactaaaatatCAACCCTTAATttctttgtaatgttttaaatatcaATCAGGAAACACAATTTtcaagttttaattttattttctttgtagGTCGACGATCCAAGTTCGCTGAAAAGTTAGCTATCCAAGTGGATGATGCTTATGAGGTTTGTAGTTGATGATCATATACAACACGAGAAGCAAATATTTAGGGTTAACTTTTATACGgttattaactttaattttttataaaacggttatcattttcatttgttatatttttgttactaaatttctaaaaaatgtTACGGTAGCAATTCAGGTTAAAAGGCGTTTATGTACAACGAACACTTGGATATATAACCACACAAATTTCCGTTGTCAAATAgcgatttattttgtttttgatgtgAAATCTATCatattttcacaattttttttatctttattttttttgataatttggggaaGGGGGagtgcttgtgggaggaatcaaACCCACGACCTGgcagtttgctgcttagcgcttataccatttgataATTCTAGCTAATTATTTGGCAGGAAAATTCAAGCAAGCCATCACATAATGAAGAAGCAGAAATCGTTCGAGAAAGGGTTTTAAGAGCTAACACCAAAGATTATGGAAATTATGATCCTGCTCCTGCTCTTGTTAGGCCACCTTTCAAGCTCATACCAAACTGAAACATGTAGCCATGCATGCAATTAAGTTCTTAATGAAGTCCAATTAGTATATgcacatatatataaataattattatatatatacacataataaataaattatgaaagtgCTCTACCAGATGTAATATATAGTTATATATGTGGTGTATGGAATATGCCCTAGCTAGTATATTCTCAAGTTTTGAATCCtaattatacatataattaaGCTTGTTTTTAGAGAGAATTAAGTATgtataattaattgtttaagtTTTGTTACATAATAAACTTTGATTATCTATATATTTTGAGATTCTCATATATTTACATACATGTTATATAATGAtgcaaaaatttaaacgtttgccgcttttattgattttaaccaaatcttttaattttattaattatagtataaataaaaggattttattttaattatagataaataatcCGCTCAAGTGATTCATGttgagtttgattttttttgtcaatcgccaaaaatgtaattatatttttatttctggTAAGCCAAATTTGATAAACAGCTGCATCGAACCATAACTTCCTCACCACATATAGATTTGATGGATCATCCTTCGGTTCTTCTGGATATATAGTAAACAAATCTCTTTTTCTCCACCcgaatttagtttgattttattgcAGCATATCAGTAAAGCCTTCAGCATTGAAGACTTTGTAATTCAGCAGCAAGTTTGGTATTTTGATTACTTCCTCAAGAAGCAACTTCATCCAACTGGATCCAGCTCATAATCCAGCTCATGCCAGCTCATGCCAGCTCACCTATCTCAGTAAAGCAAGCAACATGAGGATAGTGTGCTTTCTTAGGAAGAGTTTGTTACAAAACGGTTATTTTGTAATGTCTATAAATAGAGAGTTTACTCTCAAAACAATGTAATCTGTTTTTTACAAGATTAATAAAATTCTCTCTTTCACTTTTcttcatggtatcagagccttgagtttcttttcctttcttagCATCCAAACAGATTTCTATCATTTTTCTTAGCATCCAAAcagatttcttttcttttctttcttcgaTAAGCAGTAATCTTTTTCACAGATTCTTTCAAAGTTCAACCATGGCAATTAGACCAGAGGAAACAATGTCAAGTCCTTTCTTTCTACATCCTAATGAAAATCCTTCATTAATTTTAGTTTCTAATCTTTTAAATGGTAGTAATTACCATCCATGGTTTAAGTCTATGAGAATGGCTTTAATCTCCAAGAACAAGTACAAATTTGTTGATGGAACAATTCAGATTCCAGATATTAATGATCCTCTATATCCTGCGTGGGAAAGGTGTAATACTATGGTAATGTCATGGTTATACAGATCATGTACTTCTACTATTGCTGATAGTATTTCTTGCATGGATTCTGCTTTTGAAATATGGATTGATCTGAAGGATCGCTTCTCTCAAGGAGATGCTTACAGAATTGGTGATATTCAAGAGGAAATTTATGCTTTTAGGCAGAATACAATGTCTGTCACTGAGTATTTCACACATTTGAAATCACTTTGGGATGAACTGGTTAGTTTGAGACCATTCCCTGTTTGTATGTGTATTCCAAAGTGTATTTGCAATGCCTTACCTCTGGTAAGAAAGAATCAATCCAATGATCAGGTTATAAAATTTTTGAAAGGACTGAATGATCAGTTTAGTACTGTGAGGCAACAAATCTTGATGACAGAACCACTCCCTCCTATCAACAAGGTTTTTTCAATGGTTATTCAAAATGAAAGGCAGTTTGCTGGTAATATCAGCATGAGAAACATGATTGATTCAAATATCATGTTTACTAAAGGAGAGTGTGATGAAACTGCAGAATCTTATGATCCTAACTATGAGGCCAATGTTTGTTATGCACGAGGGAGAGGCTATTTTAGAGGAAATAGCAATTTCAAGAAGTTTGCTCCTATGCCTGGGTTCAAACAAAAGCTATGTTCCTATTGTGGATTGACTGGACATACTGTAGACATCTGCTACAGGAAGCATGGTTACCCTCCAGGTTATCAATCCAGTTCTCAAACAAGGTTAAAGACTGATGGATCATATGCAAATCAAGTAGACTTTGAAGGTTTTCATTCAACCAATGATAACACTGATAAAGGAGCCTCTACTACTCCACCAGGAACAGTCTTTCCATTCACAGCAGAGCAATGCCAGAAACTGATGGCTTTAATTCAAAATGAGTCAACTGGATCTAGTTCTCAAAATCCATTTGCTCATGCCAATGCATTATCTGCTACTTTTCAACCCAATTCTGAGACAACAGAAGGTATTCCTCATTGCCTTTTTTCATCTGTGTCTTATAAGAATAAGTGGATATTGGACACAGGAGCTACAGATCACATAGTCTGTGATTCAgctcttttcaaaacatacaatGTTGTTAAGAATGTCCATGTGAAGTTACCTAATGGTCATCTAGTACCTGTTACACATATTGGAAAGATTCACATTTCTGATAAGTTGATTCTAGAAAATGTGCTTCATGTTCCTGAATTTTCCTTTAACTTGATATCAGCAAGCAAGTTAACCGATAATCCACAGATATCATTGATTCTTCATCATGATTCTTGTTTTATCCAGGAATTGACTTCATGGACAATGATTGGCTTAGCTAAAAAGCAAGGGGGTCTTTACATTTTGCTAGAAAAACAAGCTGGACAAGCAAAATGTAATAGTTTAGCCAAAATAAAAGAGCCAAGATCAATTTCTGATCTCTGGCACTATAGACTTGGTCATTTGTCTCATAATAGACTACAAATGATTAAACAATTTGATTCAAATGTCAATGTATCAAAATTAGAAGTCTGTGATGTATGTCATTTGGCAAAACAAAAAAGATCTCCTTTTCCTGTCAGTACATCTAGTACTAAGTCAATTTTTGATTTGGTGCATATAGACATATGGGGCCCTGTTTCTGTTTCTTCAATTCAAGGGTACAGGTACTTTGTTACTATAGTAGATGATTATTCAAGGTACACTTGGATTTTTCTCATGAAGCACAAGTCAGAAACTAGAGGAATTTTGCAGAATTTTGTGGTTCATGTTCAAACTCAGTTTGACAAGACTATTAAAATAATGAGGACAGACAATGGCATGGAATTTACTTTCCCTGAG
This window of the Mercurialis annua linkage group LG5, ddMerAnnu1.2, whole genome shotgun sequence genome carries:
- the LOC126680284 gene encoding protein CASPARIAN STRIP INTEGRITY FACTOR 1-like produces the protein MGLNLINKFSLLFLLISASFISTSFAGRRSKFAEKLAIQVDDAYEENSSKPSHNEEAEIVRERVLRANTKDYGNYDPAPALVRPPFKLIPN